The sequence TCAACGCGAAAGCCTGACGCTCTAGCCGGCTCTATCTCGCTGCCCCGCCGCGGGCGCAGAGCTGGCGCTCTAGCCCACGGAGTTGGTTAACTCCTCTCACCGGCCCCTGGAAAGGGTTCCAAGTCCTTTAGTACCCGACGCTGTCTGGGAATTCCGGGCGTTTCGGCTCCTTGGTCGCAGAGGCAGGAGGCGTGCGTGGCAGGAGGGTTCGGGTTATATACTCCTAGGTCCTGGGACAGAATAGTTACGACCTCTGGGACAGgaactcttctctcttttgttaaTAAACTTCCAACTCCCTCCTCAGACCCGACCGCATGTCTGTCATGGACCTCGCCAATACTTGCTCCAGCTTTCAGTCGGACCTGGATTTCTGTTCAGATTGCGGCTCGGTCCTGCCTCTGCCCGGGGCTCAGGATACGGTCACCTGTATTCGCTGTGGCTTCAACATCAACGTTCGGGGTGAGAGGCTTGTACGCAGGGGTCCTGGCGGAGGGCGCAGGGTCGGAAGCTTGGGGAACTCAAGATCGGTTGGGTTGAGGAGGGGATCCTAGAGCAGGACATCAGGCGGTTGTACATTTGGTCTAGCGATGAAAACTGAGGGAAAGGATGTAGGGCCTCCTGGCCTAACCAGCCAGGGGAAAGGGGAGGTTTCCGGTGTCAGCTCTCTCTGGTTGTCTCCATAACCAGTTCTTACTTGCCTGTGCAGACTTTGAGGGGAAGGTTGTGAAGACTTCGGTTGTGTTCCACCAACTGGGGACAGCCATGCCTATGTCGGTGGAGGAAGGGCCTGAGTGCCAGGGACCTGTGGTAAGCTAATGAGATCAAGAACTGGCTCCATAAGGTGGGTAGGAAAGAAATGGAGGAGTGATTGCAAAGCTCTGGAGAGTTTTGTGCCCAATTCCAAGAGGGAAAAGAGATGTAAACCATCGACGTTTGAGAGGCGTGATCGCCTGATTCCTGTGGGAAGTAAGGGGATATGACCAGGCCTCCCTAACCCACCAGTTTCTTCCCAGGTTGACAGGCGCTGCCCTCGATGTGGTCATGAAGGAATGGCATACCACACCAGACAGATGCGTTCAGCCGATGAAGGGCAAACTGTCTTCTACACCTGTACCAACTGCAAGTGGGtattctttcccctccctctgctCAGTCTGTTTGCTAACTAAACAAAtccagtgatttatttttttgtacgAAATGGCCGTTTCCCTTGGTcccatcccttatttctgtgcagTTCTGGTAATAGGGAGATTtgtagttgttttttatttttttaagttacacttttttaaacctttttataaCCAGTGAAATAAaccttttaggattttttttttttttttttttttttgacagggtgtcgctctgtcacctagcctggagtgcagcgaggcaatcttggctcactgcaacctccgcctcctgggctcaggtaatcctcccacctcagcctccaaagtagctgggaccacagacacatgccaccacgcctggcttttttttttttttttttttttttttgtatttttagtagagatggggtttctctatgtttcccaggctggtcttgaacttctgagctcaagtgatccacccacctcagcatcccaaagtgctgggattacaggcatgagccaccccgcctgacCTACTTTTAggatatttaaaaggaaatgaagaaaaaaaaaaaaaacataagaagcAGGTATTGTTTAGTGGTCAGCATCTTATACTGCAGTCTTCAACCGCAGTCAAGGTAGCTTTCTTTGGAGAGAATTAGTCACACATGACTTAGAGAACATGGGCtttctgaatgcttttaagaCCTCATTTTTGTCTTTGGTGTTCTGCAGTCACTATAGTATATCAAAATAcgattttcttttattctgtttggGATTTGTTGGACTTTCTGAAACTGAGAGTGGACTTTTTTTTCATCAACCTTGGAAAATTATCAGCCATCATCTCTTTTAATATTCTCTTTCCCCCATGTTCTCAGTCCTCACATTCTGGACCTCGAATTAGTTACTAGAAAGAGGTTTCTCTCTTCTGTCCTCCATTTCTCTCaccttcttttcatattttcaattGCTGTTCTCTTTATGCCACCTTCTGAGTAATTTCTTCAGGTCCCTCTTCCATGTCACTAATTCTGTCTTCAGTTTATttcaagtattattattttttactattgttattattttgagttctatttaattacttttcaaatctccttaatttttaaataattatcagttctttaatcatattttaaattgttccttttattattctttaaatatatatttaaaatattaaatatggttATTATATTCTATGTCTTATAATTCTGATATCTGCGGATTTTGTGTGTCTGATGctgctgtcttttgtttctgCTGTCTCTCTCatagtgctttttttctttgttttgtgatttttgacTATAAATTCGAGTTTTTTAGAACTTGAACTGTAGGAATTCTTTGAGGCCTTGGGCGAGTGCTGTATTCTCagcatttgtgtttcttttctagGTGCCTTGAAGCACTATCAAGCTGgaattactttaaataaattcttGGCTTCATGTTTTTTGGAGCAGACAGATAGTATGAATTTGAGCTGCAAATCCATGTAAGGGCTAGCTTACAGTTAGAAATTCTCAGGAGagagttttctctctttctacctACTGAGACAGTCAAATTCCCCTTCTATAgagttgaattttttcttttcttgttcacTTTTACAAGAAAGGGCAGCCTTTTGCAGTTCCCAAATTTATGCACGGGATCTCCTATCAGACCTTATACATTTTGTCCCTCATTTCCTATGCTTCCAGTGACTGTCAAAACAGTATAAAGGGCACCATAGTGTCACTGTCACGTTTCATAGGGACATTAGTTTTAACTTCCCTGTCTGGATTTCTGGTTTTACAGAACTTTTAACCAGTGTGCAGATTGCCTTTACTTTCTTGCCATCTCatcaaaggattaaaaatattcatagtcagatatatcttttaaaagtatttttttcctatcACTGGTTgtcattttaccaaaaaaaaaaaaattttttttaaataaaaagaagattttttttcccagcgTGTGGCTTGCCTATTTTCTTAACCCTCTTTAAATGAGCAgaagttttaagtttttataaGGTTCagcttatccttttttttttcttttacagctaGTGCTTTCTGtgtcctaagaaatctttgctttgAGGTTATAACTCAttggatatatttttaatccCAGAATTTTTAGTTGTCTTGGAATTAGAATTGGAAGTTTGTTTAGGGGAGCCAGTCCTCAATGATGTCATAAATAAAAGTCCTTCCTTGATTATTTGATTGCATATCTTATCTTATACTACTAGAAACTCATCTTTTGGTGAATATAACAAGTCCTTTCTTTCCTCATAGGTTCCAGGAGAAGGAAGACTCTTGACCTTTTTCCTGGGCAACTCTACAGTCCCTCCCTCCTTTCGGAAGGTGAAGGATACTGGGTTTTTAGATGCCTTGTCCATCCTGTCTGGTTGCAATGTTTTGCTCCCAGAAGAGAATCAGATCATCATGTGGggattaccattgttcctggagTACTCCTACCCTTAGTTGAATTTCCttattaaagttatatttttctataagacCCTGACATATGTATGTTACTTATAATCTGTCTTATTCCAAAAGGAATTTAAATGAGTTTCCAgagatatatttatatgaaaaagaaaagggggaaaaattagGACAAAAAAGTAGAGTCAGGAATGAGGCTAATATAAACAAAAAGCAATTGTAAGTATTGCCATACTATTTAAATCTATTTGGTTCCTGAGTTTAGGTTAAGAAAAACTAGGAATTTGGATAGTGAGACATTTAACAGAAATTTTAACCAGATCTCTTTAGCATATAAATTTGGACAACAAAAAATCTGATACTAAGTAATGCCACTAAGTGATCACTATAGGTGAGTATTTTATTAGTATTGAGATAAATACAatacacagttgacccttgaacaacacaggtttgaactgcttGAGTCTacatatatgtggattttcttctacttctgaGACCCATAAGATAGCAGCACATTTAagccctccttttcctcctcctgagcctactcaacatgaaaatgtgatccacttctacttaatgaatagtaaatatattttcttttccttatgattttcttaataatgttttctctagcttacttgaTTGTAAGATTATATGTAttataagtatataatacatatacaaaatatgtgttaatcaacggtttatgttattggtaaggcatCTGGTCAACAGtaaagttttgggggagtcaaaagttatatatgGATTTTTGGCTGTTCAGAGGGTCAGCACCCCTtacccccatgttgttcaaggatgAATTGTATATCTATTATAATAGATTCttatatagaaagaaagaaaaaagtaaagtcaCAAGGAATCCTACTCCACAGAGATAACCAAATTATACTGTATATCTGTgcttgtgtatatgtatgtggcTCTGTATATGTGTGTTGCTATatatgtgtttggtttttttaatgGACTAGACATGCTGAACTATatcttgcttttttctgtttgaaCTAAAAACTTTCAAGGGGAACAAATGCATACTCAGGTCCCGCATTCCTTGGCTCAAATAGTGATCAAGGGGTTACTGTAATAATTATCATATAATTGTGTGGCCCTTTATATATATTCAGAGCTCTCAAACATAGCTATCTTGTTTGACCCCCACAGCAACCTGGAGAATGGGCAGGGCAGTCTTCCCCACTGTACGTTTGAACTGTTCTGGCAGTTGACTTTCCTGACCCACTCCTGAAATCTGAAACAAACCTGTTCATGTTTCTACCCTACTTTAAGCCTTTCTCTGGCCCATAACAGTGATTGGATTAAGCTTAATTTCTTAGCAAAGCATACAGGTTCTTCCATATAACCACTGCCTACCTGTCAAGCTTCATCTGGCACTCCCTCAGATCCAAGCGGTACAAAACTCCATTTCCTGTAGTGCACACATCTACAACTTTTTAAGCTGCTCTTCTAAAAAAACCTACTTGTCGGCCTTCCTGGTTCTTGTTTTACCACTTTCTTTTGCTCTCTAAGAAacgtgcatatatttttataaaatagccTATACTGTAATTTACGACCATTTCTCTGCTTCATCCTACTCATCACCCCAGAGAGAACGAATATGTTGGCAGTATGTAACTACATTCAGATTTACAAATCAGACATGGCATTTGTTAATGCCCCagtgtttcatatttttgttagttttcagcATGCCTGTCTTTCCTACTAGAGCTAAAAGGCAGGGTCTGAGCGTCTTACGCGCCTCCATCTTCAAGGCGTAGCACAGTGACTGAAAAAAACTGACGTTGAACGTGCACTAAACTGAACTGCTCAAACACCTACAGGCACAGGGCGAGGGGTAGAACCACATCGCTTGACTCTTAAGTGTGTTTCCAACTGCTCCCACTTCCCGTTTTCTTTAGAGAAACCCAGACCAAACAAGGAAAGGGAAATAGGCCACGGTAGGGTCATTACTATTGCTCCTTAAGCTTCCTCGCCGGTCCACCTACCCAGACAAGGCAAACGGAAATCTGCAGCAGGACTCAGCTTGGTGCACACAACTCCGCCCTCGCCACACCCACTCTGCAGCGTCTGGCCCGGCAATACCCATCTGGGCGCCCCTCCTGCTTCCTCTAGGCTGTGAGTACGCGTGCTGCCCCAgactctccctcctccacccacacCCGCAGTGACACCCCTTCCGCcaaatttgtttctctttctttcagcgCCTGCGCGCTGTCACGTTACGGCGGAACTAATCCAGCGACGCCTGCGCTTTGACGCATTTGGTGCCGTGGAAGGGGAAAAAGGGGGACTGCAGTATGCGTCACACCCGGAAGCGGCGAGCCGGAAGTGGGGTTAGCCAGGTTATCCCCAGGGGTGGAGAAGCGGAGGCCCAGGAGGAGGGGGAATAAAGAAGGTGGAGGATCCTGGCTACCAATCTGAATCCGATACCGCTTCTCTTAGACCTCAGCGACAGAAAAAGGGAAGGGTGTCTCatcccccttcctcctctcctccctgtcCTGAGCCTTAGCCATGGCcgaggcaggggctgggctgaGCGAGACCGTCACTGAGACAACGGTTACCGTGACAACCGAGCCCGTGAGAAAGGCGGGGGGGCGGTGCTGTTTAGGGGTCTGGGAGATACtgggagggaggggacagggatTAGAAGAGTTGTTGGAGGAGCTAGGCCTAGGGATATGGGAGGTGTGGGGTTGAATATCTAGGGCTGGGAGAATCGGAAGGTATTGGAGCTATTTGGAGTGGCAGAGATGGTGCAGGAGGCAGGTCAAGGAACTTGTAATAGGGAGGTACAGTTAGGATATAGGTGTTGCTGCTTGGGGTGGTTATGTGTGTAAGTAATAAACGAAAGGGAAATTGAGGATTAAGGAGCCAGGAAGATGTTGGGAGGAAATCAAAGGTAGTGTAAGAAAGCATGGTTGGAGGCCAACTTATCAATATTATCAATATTGATATtcgaataaatatttattgaatggatgaatgtAAAAGGAAGTGGCAGGAATGAGGAAACAAGAAAAGGAGATGAAAAGAGGTATTTTGAGAAATCAGAGAGCAAAGATGTAAATGGAGAAACAAGAAGTATTTATCCAAAAACATGTTAAGTTGCCTTCAAAGGGAGAAGGTTGCATTGGGCTTAATACTCTTGGATTAAAGGAAGTTTAGTAATTAATAGATTAGTAATACTTGCTACTAGAGATGCCAGGATGCCAGAGAATAGGTGGATAAGAGGTAGGGAGGGCTGGAGCTTGAGAATGagagaggttttgtttgtttttttaagagaaaaagaataggggatctggaaaaaggaagggagatcAAAGATTAGGTGCTGGggactgaaaaataattttcatgtattaataCTACCAAGGATGATTTGGGGAGGAAGACGGAGAAACAGCAAGgattatattttcctttgaagAGTTGCTGGGACCTTTCCTAGGTTAGGAATTGTGTCTTCTCTTATACTGGTGGTATAAGAACAGGAAATAATACTTATTCCTCAAGGGACTATCTGAGGTAAAAGACCTGTTCTGTTTTATCTTCTGTCAGCTCCTCTGGTGCTATGCCTATGGTACTGATtgagctaaagaagaaaagagaggaggttCCCTGGGAGGGAGTGGGAAAGGTTAGTAAGAGGGGACTAGATAGGTATGCTCATCCTTAACCTTCTAGGAGAACCGGAGCCTTACCATCAAACTTCGGAAACggaagccagagaaaaaggtaGAATGGACAAGTGACACTGTGGACAATGAACACATGGGCCGCCGCTCATCCAAATGTGAGTAATTGTTGGCCCGCAGTAGCCCTGGAGTTCTGGCTCCCTTCAGCATATCTTGTATCTACTCATATCCACTGGCTTTCCAGAAGCCCCCAGATGTTCATAGTTCTGTCACTTTTTTGGTGGTGCTGTGGTATCAGGGAAAGAGGTAGGGAAGGGCTAGAACTGGAATTGCCTAGGTCTGACAGCAAGAAGTGTCAGAGGTGGGAGAAGTGGGGCTTTGAATTCGTGGCTCTCTAAGAGGACAAGAGGGGTGGGGCCTGAGTCCCAGAGGGTGGGCCTGGGGAAGCTGGATCCTGGAAGGTAGGAGAAAATAGGAATTTTCACTGAGTTTGAGTGGGAATGGAACTGACTATATATCTTACCCTTCCTCCTCTTTAACTGGGCTCCTCCCTCTAAATCTAGGCTGCTGTATTTATGAGAAACCTCGGGCCTTTGGCGAGAGCTCCACGGAAAgtgatgaggaggaagaagagggctGTGGTCATACACACTGTGTACGTGGCCACCGCAAAGGACGGCGTCGTGCAACCCTAGGACCGACCCCCaccacccctccccagcctcctgaccCTTCCCAGCCCCCTCCAGGGCCAATGCAGCACTAAATCCCTCTCTCCTCCAGCATTCCTGTGTCTGTCTGGCCCTAAATGTATCCATGTGGCTACTTCTCcagccccctccttccctctcttctgcctgatagagggaagaggaagaggaggacgaACAGAGATCCTGAAATTCTGACTTGCTGCTATTCCAGAACCCAGCCTCCTGGGTTTCCCCAGTCCTCATTTTTCCTCCCAATACCCACCCTTCTCTCTCGAGGGATCTAGGCACCTTGGTCCCAGTGTCTTCCTTTTGTTCTCACTGCCAAACTGCCTGTCCTGGGATCTAGTTATCTTGGCCCTGCACTCTCAACATGAGTAGCGAACACTTAAATTGGGTTTTCAACAGTCCCAGCTTTCACTGCCAGGGTCCCAGTCAGATTCCAGGAATTTGCGCCCTAACTTTGCTTGCTAATCCTGGTTTAGAGCTATCCCACTAAAATATTTAATCCTAATTCTTAGTCCTTGCCTGTGAGATATGAGGTCTTACAGGAGACCTCAGAGCTCCCAGCCCTTCTCCTCCTGCTAACCCTTCTCACACCCTCAAGAGGAGTTAGAAAAGAGGTCCTTGTCATTCTCACCTCTTATGGAAAATGGAATAAGAAATAATCATATCCTTTCTTCCCACCCTTCTCCTGTTATTTAGGATTTCTGACAAAGCTGGCTTGAGATTGGTCACTTAGAGCCGACTGTCtcctctgccttttgtttttcAGCTTCAGAGACAGATCCAATATAGTCCCAGGGACCTGGGTCtctgggagaggaaggaagagggagggagcaaAGAGATTGGGGTATGTCCCCTGTAGTACACTCTTACCTCTTACTTCCTAGACTTTGATTTCTCCGGCAGCCCAGATGTTCAGTTCTCTTGGCCCCTCTCTACCCCTTACTGGGATCTGGTTTTCATTTTCCGGTCCTTTTGCCATACACAGTTACAGAGATCAGTCAAATCCATACCACCACTGAGATCTCATTTATTGCCACAGATGcacaaaataaataacccaaaaTCACAAAATGTGTTAAATATGGGCCCATTTATACTTATGGGGAAGGGTGTGAGACTATACACAAGGATGAGTTTGGAGATGTCTGAAGTATTCCCAGGttgaggaggagagaggggaaatAGCACCATTGGTTCCTTTCCGTGAGTATGTGCGGGGAGAAGTTTCAAGAAGGTTCTTATGGAAAAAAGGCTGTGAGCATAGAAAGCAGTCATAGGAGGTTGGGGAACTAGCttgtccctccccacccccagatcCTGCAAAAGAGGTACAAAGCTTCCCAGAGGGCCACAGGGCCCAGACCAGAGTCAAGCCTCTTGTTTTAGGAGAAACCTCAGTGGACAGGCAGGGTAGCCCAGTCCTTAGATCTGTGGGGAAGGCCCTGAGCCCTTCTGGAGCTAGGAGTGGCAAGAGTGGGAGTCAAGTATTTGACCAGCAGAGCCTCTATGTAGGAATCATGGTCACTTTACCAATACTGATGGGGAGGGCCTGTTCCCCATTGCAGGCCTAGAATGGTTTGAATGGGAGAAGTCAGGAAGTACTGTAGTAGCTGTAGGGGAGAGAAGATTCTGAGAGCCAGAAGGCAGGAATGGATTTGGTTTTGAGCAGGGACGTGGAAACGTGGAGACCAGGTGAGGTCTCATTATTTTGGGGCGAAAATGTGGGTTGCTATTAATACTCCTGCAATGGGCGTGTGAATGTGTTCCCAGAAATGAGTGGGGAATTCCACCCCCAAAAAGCAGCTGCAGGGCCAGTGGCCGGGCCAAACTTCTAGTTGGAGACGAGACTCAGCTTTCCGCTGGTACAATGCGGAGCGGAGCACGAGGGTCGCAGGTGCAGAACAGCGGGAAGATGCGCTCCCCCAGGGGGCCAGGCGCCTGGAAGGCGTAAAGCAGGTCGAGTGAGCGGCCGTCGTAGAAGGCCACGCGGCCCCGCTCCCAGTCCAGGTCCACGCGAATGCGCCGCGGCGGGGGCTCAACACCGCCCAGCAGGGTGGGTTCGGGTGCCGTGAGGGCCCACAGGCGGCCGCCGCGGCCCTCCACGGCCCACACGGCCCCCGCAGGGCACAGCCTTACGCAGCCCTTGCGTTGCACTGATTCCCCGGCCGCGCCCACTGCATAGTGGCTCTCCTCGTCGTCCGCATCCTCCCCAGAAGAGTCTCTGCAGGAGGCGGCGTccgcagtctccacctcccagcagtgGCGGCCGGCCCCGAAGCCCTGCGCACCCAGCACAGCTGGGAGCTGATTGAAGCGCTTGGGGCCGTCAGGGGGCGCGGGCGTCCCTGGTGGGGCCAGTTGTACGCTGCGGCGGTCGGCGGAGATGAGCAGGCGGCGGTGTGCGGTCCCAGGGTCCAGGGTCAGGTCGGCTGGAGacggggaggcagggagaggaccTCATGAGAGAGTTTTCTAAATCACAGGCGGGGTAGGGTGGAGAATAGTCAACGAAGATCACGTAAAAGACTG is a genomic window of Homo sapiens chromosome 6 genomic scaffold, GRCh38.p14 alternate locus group ALT_REF_LOCI_4 HSCHR6_MHC_MANN_CTG1 containing:
- the POLR1H gene encoding DNA-directed RNA polymerase I subunit RPA12; its protein translation is MSVMDLANTCSSFQSDLDFCSDCGSVLPLPGAQDTVTCIRCGFNINVRDFEGKVVKTSVVFHQLGTAMPMSVEEGPECQGPVVDRRCPRCGHEGMAYHTRQMRSADEGQTVFYTCTNCKFQEKEDS
- the RNF39 gene encoding RING finger protein 39 isoform X1 codes for the protein MCGWRWRCESAASCERSWLSLGPVRGDAEGGASPPWAAWTCPERFEVPTSKSSNSEDDLPEDYPVVKKMLHRLTADLTLDPGTAHRRLLISADRRSVQLAPPGTPAPPDGPKRFNQLPAVLGAQGFGAGRHCWEVETADAASCRDSSGEDADDEESHYAVGAAGESVQRKGCVRLCPAGAVWAVEGRGGRLWALTAPEPTLLGGVEPPPRRIRVDLDWERGRVAFYDGRSLDLLYAFQAPGPLGERIFPLFCTCDPRAPLRIVPAES
- the RNF39 gene encoding RING finger protein 39 isoform 1 (isoform 1 is encoded by transcript variant 1; The RefSeq protein has 1 substitution compared to this genomic sequence); amino-acid sequence: MDAPELGPGLVERLEQLATCPLCGGSFEDPVLLACEHSFCRACLARRWGTPPATGTEASPTACPCCGLPCPRRSLRSNVRLAVEVRISRELREKLAEPGARAGRRRGGRIPTMGCLDLPGEDMRKTWRRFEVPTSKSSNSEDDLPEDYPVVKKMLHRLTADLTLDPGTAHRRLLISADRRSVQLAPPGTPAPPDGPKRFDQLPAVLGAQGFGAGRHCWEVETADAASCRDSSGEDADDEESHYAVGAAGESVQRKGCVRLCPAGAVWAVEGRGGRLWALTAPEPTLLGGVEPPPRRIRVDLDWERGRVAFYDGRSLDLLYAFQAPGPLGERIFPLFCTCDPRAPLRIVPAES
- the PPP1R11 gene encoding E3 ubiquitin-protein ligase PPP1R11 — its product is MAEAGAGLSETVTETTVTVTTEPENRSLTIKLRKRKPEKKVEWTSDTVDNEHMGRRSSKCCCIYEKPRAFGESSTESDEEEEEGCGHTHCVRGHRKGRRRATLGPTPTTPPQPPDPSQPPPGPMQH
- the PPP1R11 gene encoding E3 ubiquitin-protein ligase PPP1R11 isoform X5 produces the protein MRHTRKRRAGSGENRSLTIKLRKRKPEKKVEWTSDTVDNEHMGRRSSKCCCIYEKPRAFGESSTESDEEEEEGCGHTHCVRGHRKGRRRATLGPTPTTPPQPPDPSQPPPGPMQH